The Aminithiophilus ramosus genome contains a region encoding:
- a CDS encoding ketopantoate reductase family protein yields the protein MRVTLVGCGALGGLVGARLARSGNEIQVLQRPGATLKRLRTRGLELDDSGTVRAYPVRAEADPGSLERASLVVVTVKSYVTADVAPLLSDLLDDDGVALTLQNGLGNAEQMTAVLGSERVGAAACTYGAYRDAEGLVHVGGEGEIRFGPMRPGREWTLVEDLLTGSGFRARLVYDPRPDLWSKLVVNAAINPVSALVRRENGHILACAETSRLAKTLAMEACRVARAEGMPFGEGEMWPQVRLIIQATAANRSSMLQDVLAGRPTEIEAISGEILRRGRAFDLSLPATSTVRALIRGLES from the coding sequence GGAGGTCTCGTCGGAGCCCGCCTGGCGCGGTCGGGCAACGAAATCCAGGTCCTCCAGAGGCCGGGAGCGACGCTGAAACGCCTCCGGACGCGGGGGCTGGAGCTGGACGACAGCGGCACCGTCAGGGCCTACCCCGTCCGGGCCGAGGCCGATCCGGGCTCGCTGGAACGAGCCTCCCTCGTCGTCGTCACCGTCAAATCCTACGTCACGGCCGACGTGGCCCCCCTCCTGAGCGATCTCCTCGACGACGACGGCGTCGCCCTGACCCTTCAGAACGGCCTGGGCAACGCCGAACAGATGACAGCCGTCCTGGGATCGGAACGGGTCGGGGCCGCCGCCTGCACCTACGGAGCCTACCGAGACGCCGAGGGGCTCGTCCACGTCGGGGGCGAAGGAGAGATCCGTTTCGGCCCGATGCGGCCCGGACGGGAATGGACCCTCGTCGAAGACCTCCTCACCGGATCGGGCTTCCGGGCCCGCCTCGTCTACGACCCCAGGCCCGACCTCTGGTCGAAGCTCGTCGTCAACGCCGCCATCAACCCCGTCTCGGCCCTCGTCCGCCGCGAAAACGGCCACATCCTGGCCTGCGCCGAGACGTCACGGCTGGCCAAGACCCTGGCCATGGAGGCCTGCCGCGTCGCCCGGGCCGAGGGCATGCCCTTCGGCGAGGGCGAGATGTGGCCCCAGGTACGCCTCATCATCCAGGCCACGGCGGCCAACCGCAGCTCCATGCTCCAGGATGTCCTGGCCGGAAGGCCGACGGAGATCGAGGCCATCAGCGGTGAAATCCTCCGCCGGGGACGGGCCTTCGATCTCTCCCTCCCCGCCACGTCGACGGTGCGGGCCCTCATCAGAGGGCTGGAGAGTTGA